In Methylomonas sp. MK1, the genomic stretch GGACGCCAGAGAACTGGCTGTAGGCATTATTTTGTCCGGCACCGGCAGTGATGGCACGCGTGGTATTCGCGCCATCAAGGAATTTGGCGGCATGGTCATGGTGCAGGATGAAAACTCCGCCAAATTCGACGGTATGCCCAAGAATGCTTTTGCTACCGGTTTGGCGGATTTTAGTTTGCCGCCGGAGAAGATGCCCGATCAGTTGTTGGCTTTTGTTAAGCATCCCTATGCCACCTTGCAGGAAAAGCATATCGTTTCTTCCGACGATAGCGACATCACGCGGATTTTTTCGATTCTTAGGGAAAAGTGCAAAATCGATTTTACCTTTTATAAACCCAATACGGTGGTTAGACGCATTGAGCGGCGCATATCTATCAATCATTTAAAAGATATATCAGAATATTTAAACTTATTACAAACAAATCCTCACGAAGTTTTGGTTTTATTTCAGGAATTGTTGATAGGCGTTACCAGTTTTTTTCGCGACGAGCACGTATTTGATGATATTCGCGAGCATTGGTTGAAAAAAGTCGTCAAATTATTACAAGAAGATGAGTTGCGAGTTTGGGTGACCGCATGTTCCACCGGCGAGGAAGCTTATTCATTGGCGATGTTGTTGTCGGAATACCGGGAGTATTCCGGACATTATTTTCGCGTGAAGATTTTTGCGACGGATGTCGATCTTACGGCCATCGAGAAAGCCAGTAATGGCAAATATCCGGAAAGTATTATCGCGGATATTCCACCTAAGCTTTTGTCAAAATATTTTATTCGCCGGGAAGATTATTTTCAGGTCAGCCAGAAAATTCGGGAAATGGTGGTGTTTGCCCAGCATAACCTGATTAAAGATCCGCCGTTTACCAATATTCATATACTAAGCTGTCGAAATGTGTTGATTTATTTACAGCCGGTATTGCAGAAGAAAATATTGGAGTTATTCAATTTTTCTCTGGTAAAGGACGGCTTGTTGGTGTTGGGTACCAGTGAAACGATAGGCGATATGGGTGAGTATTTCGATGTGGCAAGTGCCAAATCAAAACTATATCGCTCTAAAGGAAAATATAAATCCTTGGGTTTTACTGCATCTCCCAGTGCTTTAATGACTTACTCGCCGTATCCGACTTCTGTGCGCTCATCGAATGCGCTTAGTGGCCAGGAAGAAAGAGTATTGGATAGGTTCATCAGGGCAATATCCAATGATGTATTGCCGTTTACGATGATAATCAACGAAAATATGGAAATATCCCATATTTTCGGCGACTCTAAGGATTATTTGAGTTATCCCAGCGGCAAACTGGTGAGTAATGTCAGTAAAATTGTTAAAAAAGATTTATCCATACCTATTTCCACAGGTATTCAAAAAGCCTTAAAAGCGAATAATGAAATTGTGTTGTCCAATATTCGGGTCAGAGAGCAGGACAGTTTGCGGACGTTTAGACTGCAATTTAAACCTCTGCCGGGTAAGAAGGGTCAAGAAATCTTAGTGGCGGCGATGATCACGGAAACGGTAGATCCTTCTTGCTTCAGCGAGACGGAAACCTTGGTCTACGATGTTAATTTAGATGCCAAACAACGCATCATCGATCTGGAGCAAGAATTACAATTTACCCGCGAAAACCTGCAAGCCACGGTGGAAGAGTTAGAAACCTCCAATGAGGAGCTCCAGGCCACCAACGAAGAATTGTTGGCGAGTAACGAGGAGTTACAGAGTACGAATGAGGAATTGCAGTCGGTTAACGAAGAGCTTTACACCGTCAATGCCGAACACCAGGGCAAGATAGTCGAACTGACCTTATTGAATAACGATTTGGATAATTTATTCAATAGTACCAATATCGCTACCTTGTTTTTAGACGAGAATCTGGATATCAGGCGTTTTACCCCGAAACTACAGTCGATATTCCATATTTTGGAAACCGATCTCGGGCGACCGTTTTACCATCTAACCCATACCATTAAAAATCTCGATGTGATTGCAGTGGTTAAAAGTGTCAATGATAGGCACAACTGTTTTGATCAGGAAATTCAGCTGGAAAATGGTACCTGGTA encodes the following:
- a CDS encoding chemotaxis protein CheB — encoded protein: MDNENTVKVPPQYIVGIGASAGGLEAIEAFFKNMPANSGLSFVVIQHLSPQYKSLMAELLSKHTAMPVKRIEDGMKIERNTVYLIPPRKNVTVFHNQLLLAEQDPSKGINLPIDIFLRSLSEDARELAVGIILSGTGSDGTRGIRAIKEFGGMVMVQDENSAKFDGMPKNAFATGLADFSLPPEKMPDQLLAFVKHPYATLQEKHIVSSDDSDITRIFSILREKCKIDFTFYKPNTVVRRIERRISINHLKDISEYLNLLQTNPHEVLVLFQELLIGVTSFFRDEHVFDDIREHWLKKVVKLLQEDELRVWVTACSTGEEAYSLAMLLSEYREYSGHYFRVKIFATDVDLTAIEKASNGKYPESIIADIPPKLLSKYFIRREDYFQVSQKIREMVVFAQHNLIKDPPFTNIHILSCRNVLIYLQPVLQKKILELFNFSLVKDGLLVLGTSETIGDMGEYFDVASAKSKLYRSKGKYKSLGFTASPSALMTYSPYPTSVRSSNALSGQEERVLDRFIRAISNDVLPFTMIINENMEISHIFGDSKDYLSYPSGKLVSNVSKIVKKDLSIPISTGIQKALKANNEIVLSNIRVREQDSLRTFRLQFKPLPGKKGQEILVAAMITETVDPSCFSETETLVYDVNLDAKQRIIDLEQELQFTRENLQATVEELETSNEELQATNEELLASNEELQSTNEELQSVNEELYTVNAEHQGKIVELTLLNNDLDNLFNSTNIATLFLDENLDIRRFTPKLQSIFHILETDLGRPFYHLTHTIKNLDVIAVVKSVNDRHNCFDQEIQLENGTWYLLRVIPYVVSAKVNAGVILTFVDINQLKSAQLELHKREEQETLRLAKFVQFSNDAITLLDPDGTIVTWNHAAEKLYGWSAHDALGMNFYNLIPEEEKYFAKQGLNNLKVGNTLPSFQARRLTKSGKVVHVSASACMFQAENSARELIALTERDYVHQHQVEKQECLNCLQKLATIVMDTDEAIILFEVSGKITAWNKGAETLYGWDSLDAASMTFTEIVSEDERAITQQLIQELIVGGGVKSIKTKRITKDQKIIPVRMHATVLGNRSGEALLIVSSEKAVR